The following are from one region of the Mycolicibacterium diernhoferi genome:
- a CDS encoding thiol-disulfide oxidoreductase DCC family protein has translation MNGTARAPILLYDGVCGVCNGAIRAILRFDHRGTLRFAALDSDVARDIIARHPHLEGLDSVVFVRNPNQPDEAVSTETAALLEVADYLGGYWKLARAARVVPGFIRDRLYAAFAAVRYHVGGKYDACPIPAPEVRSRFLDASYG, from the coding sequence GGGACTGCGCGCGCGCCGATCCTGTTGTACGACGGGGTGTGTGGGGTCTGCAACGGCGCCATCCGCGCCATTCTGCGGTTCGACCACCGGGGCACGCTGCGATTCGCCGCCCTGGACAGCGACGTCGCGCGCGACATCATCGCGCGGCATCCGCACCTGGAAGGACTGGATTCGGTTGTGTTCGTGCGCAATCCGAATCAGCCCGATGAGGCCGTCAGCACCGAAACCGCCGCACTGCTGGAGGTGGCCGACTATCTGGGCGGTTACTGGAAACTGGCCCGGGCGGCGCGGGTGGTACCCGGCTTCATCCGGGACAGGCTCTACGCCGCCTTCGCCGCGGTGCGCTACCACGTCGGAGGTAAGTACGACGCGTGCCCGATCCCCGCTCCGGAGGTGCGCAGCCGCTTCCTGGACGCCAGCTACGGCTGA
- a CDS encoding heme-binding protein, whose amino-acid sequence MSLNVRRTVAGILGAGAFTGATLFAAVPTAFAEPVPPPPPNCTAADLAGVASGVSASTSAYLFTHPEVNTFFTSLHGLPHDEIQAKVDEYFTANPQIGAELKNIRKPLQDSRIRCGDVDSDGDVDIL is encoded by the coding sequence ATGTCGCTCAATGTCCGCCGCACGGTCGCCGGAATCCTGGGAGCCGGCGCATTCACCGGCGCGACGCTGTTCGCCGCCGTCCCCACCGCGTTCGCCGAGCCCGTGCCGCCGCCGCCGCCGAACTGCACGGCCGCCGATCTGGCCGGGGTGGCCTCCGGTGTCTCCGCCTCCACGTCGGCCTACCTGTTCACCCACCCCGAGGTCAACACCTTCTTCACCAGCCTGCACGGTCTGCCGCACGACGAGATCCAGGCCAAGGTCGACGAGTACTTCACCGCCAACCCGCAGATCGGCGCCGAGCTGAAGAACATCCGGAAGCCGTTGCAGGATTCCCGGATTCGCTGCGGCGATGTCGACAGCGACGGCGACGTCGACATCCTCTGA
- a CDS encoding fused (3R)-hydroxyacyl-ACP dehydratase subunits HadA/HadB translates to MTAAAGTTPLEDRVGHYYQMDDTYLVGREKVREFARAVQDYHPAHWDVAAAQKLGYSGLVAPLTFTSAPAMACNQKMFEQVVVGYDMYLQTEEVFEQHRPIVEGDELTIDVELTSVRRIAGRDLITVTNTFTDTAGEVVHTLHTTVVGVGSDEVDPAIRPAVANVIMHGINMLGTDLSGVTYEKAVRPEGERRIAQSGLTRTPATPSFDDVQAGDELPVQITRLSRGDLVNYAGVSGDANPLHWDENVAKLAGQEDVLAHGMLTMGLGASYGTSWTGDPGSVTRYAVRLSQPAIVPATGTEIEYTGKIKSLDPESRSGVVLVGAKSGGRKIFGLATLNVRFS, encoded by the coding sequence ATGACCGCAGCAGCAGGAACGACGCCACTCGAAGACCGCGTCGGGCACTACTACCAGATGGACGACACCTACCTGGTCGGGCGCGAGAAGGTACGCGAATTCGCTCGCGCCGTGCAGGACTACCACCCCGCACACTGGGATGTCGCCGCGGCGCAGAAGCTCGGGTACTCGGGTCTGGTGGCCCCGCTGACCTTCACCTCGGCGCCGGCCATGGCCTGCAACCAGAAGATGTTCGAGCAGGTCGTCGTCGGTTATGACATGTACCTGCAGACCGAAGAGGTCTTCGAACAGCACCGCCCCATCGTCGAGGGCGATGAGCTGACCATCGACGTCGAACTGACCTCGGTGCGCCGGATCGCCGGCCGCGACCTGATCACCGTGACCAACACCTTCACCGACACCGCCGGGGAGGTCGTGCACACCCTGCACACCACCGTCGTCGGCGTCGGCTCCGACGAGGTCGACCCCGCCATCCGGCCCGCTGTGGCGAACGTGATCATGCACGGCATCAACATGCTCGGCACCGACCTCTCCGGCGTCACCTATGAGAAGGCCGTGCGCCCAGAGGGCGAGCGGCGCATCGCCCAGTCGGGTCTCACCCGGACCCCGGCAACGCCGTCCTTCGATGACGTGCAGGCCGGCGATGAACTGCCGGTGCAAATCACCCGGTTGTCCCGCGGTGATCTGGTCAACTATGCCGGCGTGTCCGGCGATGCCAACCCGCTGCACTGGGACGAGAACGTCGCCAAGCTCGCGGGCCAGGAGGACGTCCTCGCCCACGGCATGCTCACCATGGGCCTGGGCGCCAGCTACGGCACCTCGTGGACCGGTGACCCGGGCTCGGTGACCCGCTACGCGGTGCGGCTGTCGCAGCCGGCGATCGTGCCGGCCACCGGGACCGAGATCGAGTACACCGGCAAGATCAAGTCACTCGATCCCGAGAGCCGCAGCGGCGTCGTCCTGGTCGGCGCGAAGTCCGGGGGTCGCAAGATCTTCGGTCTGGCGACCCTGAACGTCCGGTTCAGCTGA
- a CDS encoding sensor histidine kinase, producing MERPPVLRQLGVDTGYVLFGFPLALLSFTAIITGVAVGLGTLVIIVGLPILVGTVLVARVFADIERLQFSAVLHRPRTRPAYRAAAPGASAFKRLVTPLADGQSWLDLVHGVLRFPISVITFCVVITWWTTAVAGTLTVAWDWAIPRGPDNTSLAQLIGLGDSAVARIGFQTAIGLVCLFTLPWVVRGCALLEAGFARLLLTGVAEMRQTITVLSEQKSAAASAEAHALRRLERDIHDGPQQRLIRLAMDLGRARQSSAPGPVRDTLDEAIAQTQETLDELRALSRGIAPPVLTDRGLPSALAALAIRCTVPVGLVVDPELGTPVGRLDPAVETTVYFAVAEALTNVAKHSGATNCWVTVASGPARVVAEIVDDGDGGAHVAKGHGLSGLSDRVRAGGGTMTVTSPNGGPTTIRVELPV from the coding sequence ATGGAGCGCCCACCTGTCCTACGCCAGCTCGGTGTGGACACCGGGTACGTGCTGTTCGGATTCCCCCTCGCCCTGCTGAGTTTCACCGCCATCATCACCGGGGTGGCGGTGGGGCTCGGCACGCTCGTCATCATCGTGGGGCTGCCGATCCTGGTCGGGACCGTCCTCGTCGCGCGGGTGTTCGCCGATATCGAACGACTGCAATTCTCCGCGGTGCTGCACCGGCCGCGCACCCGGCCGGCCTACCGCGCCGCGGCCCCGGGGGCGTCGGCGTTCAAGCGGCTCGTGACGCCGCTGGCCGACGGACAGTCCTGGCTGGACCTGGTGCACGGCGTACTGCGGTTCCCGATCTCGGTGATCACCTTCTGCGTCGTGATCACCTGGTGGACCACCGCGGTGGCCGGCACCCTGACCGTCGCATGGGACTGGGCCATCCCGCGCGGCCCCGACAACACCTCGCTGGCCCAGTTGATCGGGCTCGGAGACAGTGCGGTGGCCCGCATCGGCTTTCAGACCGCCATCGGGCTGGTCTGCCTGTTCACACTGCCCTGGGTGGTGCGGGGCTGTGCGCTGCTGGAGGCCGGCTTCGCGCGTCTGCTGCTGACCGGTGTGGCCGAGATGCGCCAGACGATCACCGTGCTGTCGGAACAGAAATCGGCGGCGGCCTCCGCCGAAGCCCATGCCCTGCGCCGCCTCGAACGTGACATCCACGACGGTCCGCAGCAGCGACTGATCCGGCTCGCGATGGATCTGGGCCGCGCCCGTCAGAGCAGCGCGCCCGGTCCGGTTCGTGACACGCTCGACGAGGCGATCGCCCAGACCCAGGAGACCCTCGACGAGTTGCGCGCGCTCTCCCGCGGAATCGCCCCGCCGGTGCTCACCGACCGAGGACTACCAAGTGCCCTTGCCGCACTGGCCATTCGGTGCACGGTGCCGGTCGGGCTCGTGGTGGATCCGGAGTTGGGCACACCGGTGGGCCGGCTGGATCCCGCCGTGGAGACCACGGTGTACTTCGCGGTGGCCGAGGCATTGACCAACGTCGCGAAGCACAGTGGCGCGACAAACTGCTGGGTGACGGTGGCGTCCGGGCCGGCGCGCGTCGTCGCGGAGATCGTGGACGACGGCGACGGTGGCGCTCATGTGGCCAAGGGGCACGGGTTGTCCGGCCTGTCCGACCGGGTCCGGGCCGGCGGCGGCACAATGACGGTGACCAGTCCGAACGGTGGTCCGACGACGATCAGGGTGGAGCTTCCGGTATGA
- a CDS encoding response regulator transcription factor translates to MRVIVADDSVLLREGLIRLLTENGHEVLAAVGDGPSLVAAIEAHRPDVSVVDVRMPPSHTDEGLRAAVQARHLVPGSPILVLSQYVEVSYADDLLADGAGAIGYLLKDRVVAVADFLDGVHRVASGGTVLDPDVVAQLLVRRRRDDPLRQLTLREQEVLALMAEGRSNTNIARALVISDGAVEKHIGSIFTKLGLPPDGAQHRRVLAVLAYLRL, encoded by the coding sequence ATGAGGGTGATCGTCGCCGATGACTCGGTCCTGCTGCGGGAGGGCCTGATTCGGTTGCTCACCGAAAACGGCCATGAGGTGCTCGCCGCGGTCGGCGACGGCCCGTCGCTGGTGGCGGCGATCGAGGCGCACCGGCCGGATGTCTCCGTGGTGGACGTCCGGATGCCGCCCTCGCACACCGACGAGGGGTTGCGTGCGGCGGTGCAAGCCCGTCATCTGGTGCCGGGATCGCCGATTCTCGTGCTGTCCCAGTATGTCGAGGTCTCCTACGCCGACGATCTGCTGGCCGACGGTGCCGGGGCGATCGGCTACCTGCTCAAGGACCGTGTCGTGGCCGTCGCCGATTTCCTCGACGGGGTGCACCGGGTGGCGTCCGGGGGCACCGTGCTCGACCCGGATGTGGTGGCCCAGTTGCTGGTCCGCCGGCGACGCGACGATCCCCTGCGGCAACTGACGCTGCGGGAACAGGAAGTGCTGGCACTGATGGCCGAGGGTCGGTCCAACACCAATATCGCGCGCGCCCTCGTCATCTCCGACGGTGCGGTGGAAAAGCACATCGGCAGCATCTTCACCAAGTTGGGGTTGCCGCCCGACGGTGCACAGCACCGCCGGGTGCTGGCGGTGCTGGCCTATCTGCGGCTCTGA
- a CDS encoding TetR/AcrR family transcriptional regulator: MTAGVRERARLALRTEIAQAMSILFAERGFDAVTVEEAAGEVGISRATFFRYFGSKEDAVLAAIEASSIDYAAHLEKLPAVEGENAWQLLLRTFQVALGHINEHSERERSRVRMINANVSLRTRMAQRRFAHEDALTPVLAQRIPDPEAARSITVAALAALDLAWRRWADGAEPTIAGSLDHVFAHLEAANSAIPQQH; the protein is encoded by the coding sequence ATGACCGCAGGGGTACGTGAGCGGGCGCGACTGGCGCTGCGCACCGAGATCGCCCAGGCGATGAGCATCCTGTTCGCCGAACGGGGCTTCGATGCGGTGACCGTCGAGGAGGCCGCCGGCGAGGTCGGCATCTCCCGGGCGACGTTCTTCCGCTACTTCGGTTCCAAGGAAGACGCCGTGCTCGCGGCCATCGAGGCCTCGTCGATCGACTACGCGGCGCACCTGGAGAAGCTACCCGCGGTCGAGGGCGAGAATGCCTGGCAACTGCTGCTCCGCACCTTCCAGGTCGCACTGGGCCACATCAACGAGCACTCGGAGCGGGAACGCTCCCGCGTCCGGATGATCAATGCGAACGTCTCACTTCGCACCCGGATGGCACAACGACGTTTCGCTCACGAAGACGCGCTGACCCCGGTTCTGGCGCAGCGGATCCCGGACCCGGAGGCGGCCCGCTCGATCACCGTGGCCGCGCTGGCCGCCCTCGATCTCGCCTGGCGACGCTGGGCCGACGGTGCCGAGCCGACCATCGCCGGCTCGCTGGACCATGTCTTCGCGCACCTCGAGGCGGCCAATTCCGCCATCCCCCAGCAGCATTGA